ATATAGCGTTGCTATTACATTGCTAATCTTTGTCGGAGTACTTGATGTACTGCCGCCAAAAATCGTCGGTATGGCCATCGACTCAATTCAGCTTGGAGCCATGAATGAGGCGTTGATTTTCAAATATATTGGTTCACTGGTTCTCATTACGGTAGTATCGTATTTCCTTACTTATATTTGGATGTATCAATTATTTGGCGGTGCCTTCCTGATTGAGCGGAAGCTAAGGAGCCGCTTCATGAGACATATGCTGAAGATGACGCCGACGTTTTTTGAAAAAAACCGGACAGGTGACTTGATGGCAAGGGCGACGAATGATTTAAAGGCCATTTCAATCACCGCAGGTTTCGGTGTCCTGACTCTAGTTGATTCAAGCGTTTTTATGCTGACGATTGTGCTCACAATGGGCTTTTTCATCAGCTGGGAGCTGACTCTTGTCTCCATTATTCCGCTGCCAATCATGGCTTATCTAATCAATATATACGGGAAAAGGATTCATTCCAAGTTCACTTCAGCACAGGATGCGTTCGGCGAGCTGAATGACCGGGTGCTGGAATCCGTATCAGGAGTCAGGGTCATCAGGGCGTATGTGCAGGAAAAAGCGGATGAATCCCGGTTCCATGAATTGACGGAAGATGTCTATCGCAAAAATATTGAAGTAGCAAAAATCGACTCTTTATTTGAGCCTACGATTAAAATCCTTGTCGGATTAAGCTACCTGATCGGCCTGGGTTATGGCGCCATCCTCGTATTCCAGCAAAAACTGACGCTGGGAGAGCTGGTGAGCTTTAATGTATATCTCGGCATGCTCATCTGGCCAATGTTCGCAATCGGCGAACTTATCAATGTCATGCAGCGGGGCAACGCTTCTCTTGACCGCCTGAATGAAACGTTATCCTACAAGGAAGACGTTGCAGACCCGGTTAAACCAGTGGAGGGCAACGAACCGGACAATTTACAGATGTCAGAGCTAACGTTCAGATATCCTTCATCCAATGTGAATAATCTTGACCATATCAAGCTGCAACTGAACCGCGGCCAAACGCTGGGAATCGTCGGGAAGACAGGCAGCGGAAAAACAACCCTGATTAAACAGCTGCTCAGGGAATATCCAGAAGGAAGCGGGAACCTGCTTGTATCAGGTGTTCCTATCCAGGAACACAGCCTCAGGCAGACCAGGAACTGGATGGGCTATGTACCACAGGAAAACATCCTGTTTTCCCGGTCAGTAAAAGAGAATATCCTGTTTGGAAACCCGCTGGCATCCGAGAAAGAATTGCAGGATATCATCGACCTGGCTGCATTCCGAAAGGATTTGGAAATGTTGCCTGAAGGCCTGGAAACACTTGTCGGTGAAAAAGGGGTTGCGCTATCCGGGGGACAGAAGCAGCGGATTTCCATTGCGCGCGCTTTGATTAAGGATCCGGAAATCTTGATTCTAGATGACTCGCTTTCGGCTGTCGATGCCAAAACAGAGAAAAAGATTATCGATAATATTCGCCGGGAGCGGAATGCAAAAACAACCATTATTACTACACACAGATTGTCTGCTGTGGAACATGCAGACCATATCGTCGTCCTTGAAGATGGAAGAATCGTTGAAGAGGGTACTCATGAACAATTAATGAAAGCTCAAGGCTGGTATTTCACTCAATATGTCATGCAGCAGGTAGAAGCAGTCGAAGAGGAGGTGCACTCCGGATGAGTACAGGAAAAAGACTGTTCCGATATGCGTTAAATTACAAAAAAATGATATTAGTTGCTTTGGCCATGCTTACTGTTGCAGTCGCCGCGGATCTTGCTGGCCCATTCATCGCCAAGCGGATGATTGACCAGCATATTTTAGGGATTGAATCAGTCTGGCATGAAAGTGAAGCAGACAGCGGGTCTGTACAATACAAAGACAGCTATTATACAAAAAAAGCGATGAAGGGGCAGATAGTTTCTGCCCGGATCCTTCAGGTGGGGAGAAATTTTGTTTTTGTTGATTCCGAGATTGAATTTGACGGCACTCGGACTTATGAGGATGGAATTTTGACAATCAATAAAGGTTCCAGGGCAGTCCAGTATGAAGCTGAACAGCTTTCTGGCAAGGAGCTGATGAATTTTTATCGGCCTGAAATCCCAAATATCATTAAGCTGCTGGCTTTTTATTTCGGCTTGCTGGTCATTGCGTCGATTTTCCAATATGGGCAGAGGTTCTATTTGCAAAAATCTGCCAACCGCATCATCCAGAAGTTGCGAGAGGATGTCTTCGGGCAGATCCAGCGGCTGCCTATTAGGTACTTTGACAATCTTCCTGCAGGAAAGGTCGTCGCAAGGATCACAAACGATACAGAGGCAATACGGGAACTTTATGTAACGGTTCTGTCCACATTCTTTACAAGTTTCATCTATATTACCGGCATTTATATTGCCTTGTTTATTCTGAATGTCAAGCTTGCGGCAATCTGTTTGCTGTTGTTGCCAATTCTTTTCATCTGGGCAAAACTGTACCGCAAGTACGCATCAAAATATAATCATGTTATTCGCTCACGGGTAAGCGACATCAATGGAATGATCAATGAATCAATCCAGGGAATGAGCGTCATCCAGGCATTCAGCCGGGAAAATGAAACACAGAAGGATTTCGAGAAACTGAATAATGAGCATTTCACTTATCAAAATAAGCTCCTGAACCTGAATTCGACAACCTCCCATAACCTTGTCGCGGTCTTAAGGAACATCGTCTTCGTCGCGTTTATCTGGTATTTCGGCGGCGAATCTATGCAGCCGTCGTCTGCTATTTCACTGGGGATGCTTTATGCTTTTGTTGATTATATCAACCGTCTTTTCAATCCTGTGCAGGGAATCGTTAATCAGCTGGCTAATCTGGAACAGGCATTAGTTGCCGGTGAGAGAGTTTTCAAGCTGATGGATGAGGATGGGATTGATGTCAGCGAGAAAGAGATTTCACGCTATAAAGGAAATGTCGTTTTCGATCATGTTTCCTTCGGTTATAAGGAAGGCGAAAATGTACTGAAGGATCTCAACTTTGAAGCCAAACAAGGGGAAACCATAGCACTAGTCGGTCATACCGGTTCGGGAAAAAGCTCGATAATGAATCTGCTGTTCAGATTTTACGATCCGCAGGAAGGAAAAATACTGATAGATGGCATGGACATATCTGAAATGCCAAGGCAGACCCTGCGAAAGCATATGGGTATTGTCATCCAGGATCCCTTCCTTTTCACCGGAACAATTGCTTCTAATATCAGTCTTGACCATCCCGCAATCTCCCGCGAAGCAGTCGAGAAAGCATTGGCTAGCGTCGGAGCAGACCGGGTTCTGAAAAACCTTGAAAATGGTTATGATGAGCCAGTGATTGAGAAGGGCAGTACGCTTTCGAGCGGGCAGAGACAGTTGATTTCTTTTGCCAGGGCTTTGGCATTCGATCCAGCGATCCTGATTCTTGATGAAGCAACTTCGAGCATTGATACCGAGACCGAAGCGATTATCCAGGAAGCAATGGACGTTTTGAAGGAAGGGAGAACTACCTTTATCATTGCACACAGGCTGTCGACGATCCGGAATGCTGATCAAATCCTTGTACTGGACCGCGGCCGGATTGTGGAAAAAGGCAATCACGACCAGCTGATGGACTTGAAGGGCAAGTATTATCAGATGTACCAGCTCCAGCTGGGAAACAAACCGAAGGCTGGATAAAATGGATCCACACTCATTTGTTAATGAGTGTGGATTTTTTAGGATGGGAACATCATAGAGAAGGAGAATGTGCGATAACTCACTTAAGTTCGTGTCTTTGTCACAGAATGTTCCGAAACCCCCGTGATGTCTCAAGTATTGCTGTGGTACTTTAATAATAAAGAGATTGATTTTCAGGAGGTTGTTAAGATGGCAGAGTTAACAGTTACCTTAAGCATCGCTAGCATCATGATCCTGGGCTATTATATCGGTTATGCAATTTATAAGGCATAACCCAAAGCAAAAATAGACATAATGAAAAGCGGAAGCAGCACTCATGACTGCTTCCGCTTTTTTTCGTCTGCTTGAAGGCGCTTTTCTGTAAATTCTTCTTTAAAACAGGTATCCTATAGGCGAAAATGTTTTAAATGTTTAGATAAGTTAATAATTAGATTGAGGAGGGATCGTTTTGTCAGATTTTCGGATCGAAAGGGATACAATGGGCGAAATCAAGGTGCCGGCAAATAAATACTGGGGCGCACAAACGCAGCGGAGCAAACAGAATTTCAAAATTGGCACTGAAAAAATGCCAATTGAAGTCATCTATGCTTTTGCAGAAGTAAAGAAGGCCGCAGCCAGGGTGAATTCCGCTTCTGGTAAGTTATCAGAAACAAAAGCGAAGGTAATCGAGGCGGCTTGTGATGAAATCCTTGCCGGGCAATTCGATGAGCACTTTCCGTTGGTCGTATGGCAGACAGGCAGCGGGACTCAATCGAACATGAACGTGAATGAAGTAATTGCTAGAAGGGCGAACGAACTGCTAGCAGAACAGCAGGCAGAAGAAAACGTCCATCCAAATGACGATGTGAATATGTCACAGAGTTCAAATGATACATTCCCGACAGCGATGCATATTGCCGCTGTGAAAAAGGTCACCGGTGAAGTTTTGCCTGCGCTGGAACTTTTTAAGGATACGCTGAAGAAAAAAGAACTGGAATTCAATGAGATCATTAAAATTGGCCGAACACATCTCCAGGATGCTACCCCATTAACATTGGGGCAAGAAATTAGCGGTTGGAGAGCGATGCTGGAAAAAGATGAACAGATGATTAATGATGCTCTCAAGTACGCAGGGGATCTGGCCATTGGCGGTACGGCCGTCGGTACAGGAATAAATGCGGCGAAAGACTTTGGAGATCAGGTAGCAGTCAAGCTGTCTGAGCAAACTGGGGAAACATTCCGTTCTGCACCAAATAAATTCCAGGCCCTGACATCCCATGACGAGATTGTGTTCCTTCATGGAGCATTAAAAGCATTGGCCGCAGACTTGATGAAAATTGCCAATGATGTGCGTTGGCTTGCCAGCGGCCCGAGAAGCGGAATTGGAGAACTCTCCATACCGGCAAATGAACCAGGCAGCTCGATTATGCCAGGCAAGGTCAATCCAACGCAAAGTGAGGCATTGACTATGGTGGCAACACAGGTTTTTGGAAATGATGCAACAATCGGATTCGCGGCAAGTCAGGGGAATTTTGAGTTGAATGTGTTTAAACCTGTGATCATTTATAATTTCTTGCAAAGCGCAAGACTTCTGGCAGATGGAATGAGATCATTCAATGATAACTGTGCAGAAGGCATTGAGGCGAATCTGGATGTCATTGCCGGCCATGTTCAGCGCTCACTCATGCTTGTTACATCTTTAAATCCGCATATTGGCTATGTAAAAGCAGCCGAAATTGCCAAGCTTGCCTTCAAGGAAAACACAACATTGAAGGAAGCTGCAATCAAGACAGGATATTTAACAGCAGAACAATATGATGAATGGGTCAAGCCAGAAAAGATGATTTGATAAGGCAGTTATTCAAGGAACTAAAGGACTGGGCAAATTTCCGAACGAATGTGCACAACGTAAAGGCCCCCTTATGAAAGGGGGCCTAAGCCATTCTATTTTATTGTTAACTGCTATTTAGCGAATAGATCCGCCAAGTTGTTGCTCAGCCATTTGCACAAGGCGCTTAGTGATTTCTCCACCAACTGAACCGTTAGCGCGAGAAGTAGTTTCGCCGCCAAGCTGTACGCCAAATTCTGAAGCGATTTCGTACTTCATTTGATCTAGAGCTTGTTGAACACCAGGAACTAATAATTGATTAGAGTTGTTACTGCTAGCCATTAATATTTCCTCCTTCGTGTTTTTCAAAGTTGTATTTGGGTTAGTATTGGATTCGAACCAATCATGGCTCTTGCCATGCCTCCTGGTTTAACCCATGATGAGGAGTTTGGCTGGGCTAGCCGGATTTGCACCGGCGCGCGTTATAGCTGCCTACTAAGGCTTAACCCAATATCGTTACTTGTTTCTGCAGCTGCGTTTTCTCTGCTGCTGTTTTATTAATAACTAGTATGTTTTGTTCTGAAAAGTTTATGC
The nucleotide sequence above comes from Mesobacillus jeotgali. Encoded proteins:
- a CDS encoding ABC transporter ATP-binding protein, which translates into the protein MLSVLTKLSWFFKENWKRYSVAITLLIFVGVLDVLPPKIVGMAIDSIQLGAMNEALIFKYIGSLVLITVVSYFLTYIWMYQLFGGAFLIERKLRSRFMRHMLKMTPTFFEKNRTGDLMARATNDLKAISITAGFGVLTLVDSSVFMLTIVLTMGFFISWELTLVSIIPLPIMAYLINIYGKRIHSKFTSAQDAFGELNDRVLESVSGVRVIRAYVQEKADESRFHELTEDVYRKNIEVAKIDSLFEPTIKILVGLSYLIGLGYGAILVFQQKLTLGELVSFNVYLGMLIWPMFAIGELINVMQRGNASLDRLNETLSYKEDVADPVKPVEGNEPDNLQMSELTFRYPSSNVNNLDHIKLQLNRGQTLGIVGKTGSGKTTLIKQLLREYPEGSGNLLVSGVPIQEHSLRQTRNWMGYVPQENILFSRSVKENILFGNPLASEKELQDIIDLAAFRKDLEMLPEGLETLVGEKGVALSGGQKQRISIARALIKDPEILILDDSLSAVDAKTEKKIIDNIRRERNAKTTIITTHRLSAVEHADHIVVLEDGRIVEEGTHEQLMKAQGWYFTQYVMQQVEAVEEEVHSG
- a CDS encoding ABC transporter ATP-binding protein, whose product is MSTGKRLFRYALNYKKMILVALAMLTVAVAADLAGPFIAKRMIDQHILGIESVWHESEADSGSVQYKDSYYTKKAMKGQIVSARILQVGRNFVFVDSEIEFDGTRTYEDGILTINKGSRAVQYEAEQLSGKELMNFYRPEIPNIIKLLAFYFGLLVIASIFQYGQRFYLQKSANRIIQKLREDVFGQIQRLPIRYFDNLPAGKVVARITNDTEAIRELYVTVLSTFFTSFIYITGIYIALFILNVKLAAICLLLLPILFIWAKLYRKYASKYNHVIRSRVSDINGMINESIQGMSVIQAFSRENETQKDFEKLNNEHFTYQNKLLNLNSTTSHNLVAVLRNIVFVAFIWYFGGESMQPSSAISLGMLYAFVDYINRLFNPVQGIVNQLANLEQALVAGERVFKLMDEDGIDVSEKEISRYKGNVVFDHVSFGYKEGENVLKDLNFEAKQGETIALVGHTGSGKSSIMNLLFRFYDPQEGKILIDGMDISEMPRQTLRKHMGIVIQDPFLFTGTIASNISLDHPAISREAVEKALASVGADRVLKNLENGYDEPVIEKGSTLSSGQRQLISFARALAFDPAILILDEATSSIDTETEAIIQEAMDVLKEGRTTFIIAHRLSTIRNADQILVLDRGRIVEKGNHDQLMDLKGKYYQMYQLQLGNKPKAG
- the fumC gene encoding class II fumarate hydratase, producing MSDFRIERDTMGEIKVPANKYWGAQTQRSKQNFKIGTEKMPIEVIYAFAEVKKAAARVNSASGKLSETKAKVIEAACDEILAGQFDEHFPLVVWQTGSGTQSNMNVNEVIARRANELLAEQQAEENVHPNDDVNMSQSSNDTFPTAMHIAAVKKVTGEVLPALELFKDTLKKKELEFNEIIKIGRTHLQDATPLTLGQEISGWRAMLEKDEQMINDALKYAGDLAIGGTAVGTGINAAKDFGDQVAVKLSEQTGETFRSAPNKFQALTSHDEIVFLHGALKALAADLMKIANDVRWLASGPRSGIGELSIPANEPGSSIMPGKVNPTQSEALTMVATQVFGNDATIGFAASQGNFELNVFKPVIIYNFLQSARLLADGMRSFNDNCAEGIEANLDVIAGHVQRSLMLVTSLNPHIGYVKAAEIAKLAFKENTTLKEAAIKTGYLTAEQYDEWVKPEKMI
- a CDS encoding alpha/beta-type small acid-soluble spore protein, encoding MASSNNSNQLLVPGVQQALDQMKYEIASEFGVQLGGETTSRANGSVGGEITKRLVQMAEQQLGGSIR